A genomic window from Methanobrevibacter sp. TLL-48-HuF1 includes:
- the cfbA gene encoding sirohydrochlorin nickelochelatase, with the protein MTSDLSKTGILLLSHGSRLDQGEKVIEAYTQMYKEEFPEAIVEYGFMEMREPNIPQSINKLTNGNDLEKIIVVPVFVAHGLHTRRDIPKLLGIENDFDESEISGEHHDHDHGHHHHHHHHDHDHDHDHEEAFDFDGEIVLADPLGIDTRLYEIIKDRVSQNL; encoded by the coding sequence ATGACTAGTGATTTATCTAAAACTGGAATTTTACTTTTAAGTCATGGTAGTAGGTTAGACCAAGGTGAAAAAGTAATTGAAGCATATACACAAATGTATAAAGAAGAATTCCCTGAAGCTATTGTTGAATATGGATTTATGGAAATGAGGGAACCTAATATTCCTCAAAGTATTAATAAATTAACTAATGGAAACGATTTGGAAAAAATCATTGTTGTCCCTGTATTTGTAGCTCATGGACTTCATACAAGAAGAGATATTCCAAAATTATTAGGAATTGAAAATGATTTTGATGAATCTGAAATATCCGGGGAACATCATGACCATGATCATGGACATCATCATCACCACCACCATCATGACCATGACCATGATCACGATCACGAAGAAGCATTTGATTTTGATGGTGAAATCGTTTTAGCTGACCCTTTAGGTATTGATACTCGATTATATGAAATTATAAAAGACAGAGTATCTCAAAATTTATAA
- the cfbA gene encoding sirohydrochlorin nickelochelatase, producing the protein MVSNLELQNKIAILLVSHGSSLPFAETTFNEIKDKFNKATGFATEVGYMKVAQPSISGAVENLKKEVPELEKIIAIPVFLAPGIHTNIDIPTLLGLSPLETDPRCPDGNYPDDHYLSIADDVDFNGDIELLPAIGPDDDLLEVINKRINEALADSELNGDAKTGILLVSHGSRLKYNKEFISEVYRKFSETTEYPSNFGFMELVEPNIPTSINKLINENEIDRLVVVPVFIAPGVHTTSDIPTILGLKEADSHSHSHSHEHGHEHHHHHHHDLEAIDFEGEILYPEPIGSDNILIDILVKNMEKAL; encoded by the coding sequence ATGGTTTCAAATTTAGAGTTACAAAATAAAATTGCAATTCTATTAGTAAGCCATGGAAGTAGTCTCCCTTTTGCAGAAACTACATTTAATGAGATTAAAGATAAATTTAACAAGGCTACTGGATTTGCTACGGAAGTAGGTTATATGAAAGTAGCCCAACCTTCCATTTCTGGAGCTGTTGAAAATTTAAAAAAAGAAGTTCCAGAACTTGAAAAAATAATAGCTATTCCTGTATTTTTAGCTCCTGGAATTCATACCAATATTGATATTCCAACTCTTTTAGGATTAAGTCCACTGGAAACTGATCCTAGATGCCCTGATGGTAATTATCCTGATGACCATTATTTATCTATTGCTGACGATGTTGATTTTAATGGAGATATTGAGTTATTACCAGCTATTGGCCCAGATGATGATCTTTTAGAAGTTATCAATAAAAGAATTAATGAAGCATTAGCTGACTCTGAGTTAAATGGTGATGCTAAAACAGGAATTTTATTAGTTTCTCATGGAAGCAGATTAAAATATAATAAAGAGTTTATAAGTGAAGTCTATAGGAAATTTAGCGAAACTACTGAATATCCATCTAATTTTGGATTTATGGAACTTGTAGAACCTAACATTCCGACTTCTATTAACAAGCTTATTAATGAGAATGAAATTGACAGATTAGTTGTTGTACCGGTGTTTATAGCTCCTGGAGTTCATACAACTTCTGATATTCCAACTATTTTGGGTTTAAAAGAGGCTGATTCCCATTCACATTCACATAGTCATGAACATGGTCATGAGCATCATCATCACCATCATCATGATTTGGAAGCAATTGATTTTGAAGGGGAAATTTTATATCCGGAACCTATTGGTTCAGATAATATTTTAATTGATATTTTAGTAAAAAATATGGAAAAAGCTTTATAG